A genomic window from Fusarium oxysporum Fo47 chromosome X, complete sequence includes:
- a CDS encoding glycoside hydrolase superfamily produces the protein MAASQTTIELISKLTVEEKVSLLAAVDWWRTPTTKRDDVFIPHIKTSDGPNGARGESYVSGITAACFPCSTAIGATFDSEQAYRLGKEIAKETKTKSANVLLAPTMNIIRSPLGGRNYETYSEDPYLIGTLASAFVRGCQSEGIAATPKHFVANDSEKSRTKMTSNIDRQTLREIYMLPFQLVMRDSDPWCFMTSYNRLNGEYCAEDHWLLEEVLREEWGFSGLMVSDWMGTYSTAQALNSGLDLEMPGPTRWRGQKLLKEIEAGNVTTKTLDKSVGRVIELARKTGRFEDPVEKPERSVEDPERLEFITSIAADGMVLLKNDNNILPLPSNASVAVIGHHALHPSIGGGGSAKVLAQHIISPLEGLKAQGVNCRHAPGVPVFGALPHAEPETISPVQLRWFNSLVVGENLAHEQTITLPEYMIKEAWPTYLEKEYCTNMSFTLRPTTSGSHVFSVITTGKADVLVNGDNVFHRPQEPVLLPESFYFYKAKIERRFTLDMTAGQEYKIELHSWATDPEVLSKIGGTMFQGTSLRFMEHVDIPGAIQHAAEIAASSDVAVVFVGTTNELESEGYDRDTMDLTSDQYDLINAVVVGNPRTVVVNLSGSPVTVSPFIDQVPCFLQAWFAGQECGHAIARVLLGHVNPSGRLPMSWPKRNEDNPAYGNFPCDDNLELNYEERLKVGYRFYDDETAPKPQFHFGEGLSYTTFELTGRKSTSSRFDSTETAETSLVTEVKNTGVRDGKQVVQLYVTPPPCDGNPRPVKDLRSYCKVFVSAGQTEEVSFKLDKYAFSYFDATVDKWKMPQGQFLLHICFSSARTLQTVSVTNPETQYWTGL, from the coding sequence ATGGCAGCCTCACAAACCACCATCGAGCTCATTTCGAAGCTCACGGTTGAGGAAAAAGTCAGTCTTCTAGCAGCCGTTGACTGGTGGCGCACACCAACTACCAAGCGAGATGATGTATTCATTCCTCATATCAAAACGTCCGATGGTCCTAACGGTGCTCGTGGCGAGAGCTACGTAAGCGGTATCACAGCAGCTTGCTTTCCTTGCTCAACCGCCATTGGCGCAACATTCGATTCAGAACAAGCATATCGTCTTGGCAAAGAGATCGCAAAAGAGACCAAAACAAAATCCGCGAATGTTCTTCTCGCACCGACCATGAACATCATCAGATCTCCACTTGGTGGGAGAAACTACGAGACTTACTCTGAGGACCCGTACCTCATTGGAACTTTGGCATCGGCGTTTGTCCGCGGCTGTCAGAGCGAAGGCATTGCAGCTACGCCGAAGCATTTCGTCGCCAACGATTCTGAGAAGTCaaggacgaagatgacgtCGAACATTGATCGTCAGACCTTGCGCGAGATTTACATGCTTCCCTTCCAGCTGGTGATGCGTGACTCAGATCCCTGGTGTTTCATGACTTCATACAACCGCCTCAACGGGGAGTACTGTGCAGAAGATCACTGGTTACTCGAAGAGGTCCTCCGCGAAGAATGGGGATTCTCAGGTCTTATGGTTTCAGATTGGATGGGGACATACTCAACTGCTCAAGCACTCAACTCTGGTCTGGATCTTGAAATGCCAGGCCCGACGAGATGGCGTGGCCAGAAGCTTCTGAAGGAGATTGAAGCTGGCAACGTTACCACTAAGACTCTTGATAAGAGTGTTGGTAGGGTTATTGAGCTTGCGAGAAAGACTGGTCGTTTTGAGGATCCTGTCGAGAAGCCGGAGCGTTCAGTGGAAGATCCAGAGCGTCTTGAGTTCATCACCTCCATCGCAGCAGACGGAATGGTTCTACTCAAGAACGACAACAACATCTTACCGCTACCCTCAAATGCTTCAGTTGCTGTTATAGGTCACCATGCTCTTCACCCAAGCATCGGCGGCGGAGGCAGCGCAAAGGTCTTGGCTCAGCACATCATCTCACCTCTCGAAGGCCTCAAAGCGCAAGGTGTCAACTGCCGTCATGCACCGGGCGTTCCGGTCTTTGGGGCGCTACCCCACGCAGAACCAGAAACTATCTCGCCTGTACAGCTCCGCTGGTTTAACAGCTTAGTAGTCGGTGAGAACCTTGCCCATGAACAGACGATCACGCTCCCTGAGTACATGATCAAGGAGGCCTGGCCTACGTATCTCGAGAAGGAGTACTGCACTAATATGTCTTTTACTCTACGCCCAACAACAAGCGGGAGTCATGTATTCTCTGTCATCACTACCGGAAAGGCAGATGTGTTGGTTAATGGAGATAATGTTTTCCATCGTCCACAGGAGCCAGTCCTTCTTCCAGAGTCCTTCTACTTTTACAAAGCCAAGATTGAGCGACGCTTTACTCTTGATATGACTGCTGGTCAGGAATACAAGATCGAGTTGCACTCTTGGGCGACTGATCCCGAGGTTCTCTCCAAGATTGGCGGGACAATGTTTCAGGGCACTAGTCTTCGCTTCATGGAGCACGTCGATATCCCTGGTGCTATTCAACACGCTGCAGAGATCGCTGCATCTTCTGATGTTGCGGTAGTCTTTGTTGGCACGACGAATGAACTTGAGTCTGAAGGCTATGATCGCGATACAATGGACTTGACATCTGATCAGTACGACCTGATCAACGCAGTGGTGGTTGGCAATCCTCGTACAGTGGTCGTCAATCTCTCAGGATCTCCTGTCACGGTATCTCCCTTCATCGATCAAGTTCCGTGCTTTCTCCAAGCTTGGTTCGCAGGTCAAGAATGCGGCCACGCCATCGCTCGCGTTCTCCTCGGACACGTCAATCCATCGGGCCGATTGCCAATGTCATGGCCGAAGAGAAATGAGGATAACCCAGCTTATGGAAATTTCCCCTGCGATGATAATCTCGAGCTCAACTATGAGGAGCGCCTCAAGGTCGGGTACCGCTTCTATGATGACGAGACTGCGCCGAAGCCTCAGTTTCACTTTGGAGAAGGGCTTTCTTACACGACGTTTGAGTTAACTGGACGAAAAAGTACGAGCTCGCGCTTTGATAGTACTGAGACAGCCGAGACTTCACTCGTGACGGAGGTCAAGAACACGGGGGTGAGGGACGGTAAGCAAGTGGTCCAATTGTATGTGACTCCCCCGCCATGCGACGGGAATCCACGACCAGTCAAGGATCTCCGATCGTACTGCAAAGTGTTCGTCTCGGCTGGGCAAACAGAAGAGGTTTCGTTCAAGCTGGACAAGTACGCGTTTAGCTACTTTGATGCCACCGTAGACAAGTGGAAGATGCCCCAGGGTCAATTCCTTCTTCACATCTGCTTCAGTTCGGCAAGGACACTGCAGACCGTCAGCGTTACAAACCCGGAGACGCAATACTGGACAGGATTATGA
- a CDS encoding fungal-specific transcription factor domain-containing protein — translation MDIPQAQEGEAVARPTKRKRVALACDTCRERKIKCDGSKPVCSPCRKRGEPSARCVYTVIAGTAKQLSEQEYIASLQKQVQDMQLVIDQLRQDAELTPKSPRDRPGTIHATTNGPSPVSTMGATTLTLNRQEDEFFGQSSVHSLLREVPHPDRHRPAAPLRNRDRSSATSLLTAEFALPPRQVADKFLDLYFDSVHIFYPWCHSTWFRKRYEALWTSTGYPGAEMGQAGDIGVGGDQCPEISFFCVLNAMFALGCEFSDLPEKESASAMFSSRMRSLLQMDILDKGDLSHVQALLLAGHYALSSEYPIRCYNIIGLACRIAVGLGLHTERHADQRSVMENEVRRRVWYGCLQMEMTVCMTLGRPPVLQMTDDVLVPAAVDDEFICPNTASCIQPEGTVSQNLFVVENIRLAKVLGKILSSIYWPSSSSDFSALVRLDGLLEEFKTSLVCDLKWWDNDDRAQTQGSRGHVLKRQRNVLHARFLHLRILLYRPSFSAFCAAARRSRQRRGTGSGSDEVSVETNTLQGAFQAQCATTCVQVAYELSASLLAAREVEATGAWWFSLFYLMTCGGIIILAECAQAGGSKHFNQQQLDATWENTTVLLRVIGRENARARGYLEHLLLLKDQARSTYFCTSGWTHKHYVNKPCR, via the exons ATGGACATTCCGCAAGCACAGGAAGGAGAAGCAGTGGCCCGTCCAACCAAACGAAAGAGGGTCGCATTGGCATGTGATACCTGTCGGGAACGCAAGATCAAGTGCGATGGGTCGAAGCCTGTGTGTAGTCCCTGCAGAAAACGAGGGGAACCGTCTGCGCGATGCGTTTACACTGTTATTGCTGGGACTGCAAAGCAGCTTAGTGAGCAAGA GTACATCGCTTCACTGCAGAAACAGGTGCAGGACATGCAATTGGTAATCGACCAGCTACGCCAAGATGCAGAACTCACCCCCAAAAGCCCCAGAGACAGACCCGGTACAATTCACGCCACTACAAACGGCCCAAGCCCCGTAAGCACAATGGGTGCTACGACCCTCACTCTCAACCGTCAAGAGGATGAATTCTTCGGTCAATCCTCGGTGCACTCCCTTCTCCGAGAGGTTCCCCATCCCGATCGTCACCGGCCAGCGGCCCCACTTCGGAATCGGGACCGGAGTTCCGCGACGTCACTTCTAACAGCTGAGTTTGCTTTACCGCCGCGACAAGTAGCTGACAAGTTTCTGGACTTGTACTTTGATAGTGTGCATATTTTCTATCCTTGGTGTCATTCGACGTGGTTTAGGAAACGGTATGAGGCTTTATGGACGTCGACTGGCTATCCAGGGGCGGAGATGGGTCAAGCTGGTGATATTGGCGTGGGGGGAGATCAGTGTCCTGAAATTTCCTTCTTCTGCGTTTTGAACGCGATGTTCGCTCTGGGTTGCGAGTTTTCAGATTTGCCAGAGAAGGAATCTGCTTCGGCGATGTTTagctcaaggatgaggagcttgttgCAGATGGATATTCTTGACAAAGGAGACTTGTCGCATGTGCAGGCATTACTCCTTGCAGGACACTATGCACTATCAAGCGAATATCCAATTCGGTGCTATAACATCATCGGTCTTGCTTGTCGGATAGCTGTTGGGCTGGGCCTGCATACGGAGAGACACGCGGATCAGAGATCTGTTATGGAAAATGAAGTGCGTCGAAGAGTCTGGTATGGGTGTTTACAAATGGAAAT GACAGTCTGCATGACACTAGGAAGACCACCAGTTCTCCAAATGACAGACGACGTCCTCGTTCCCGCCGCAGTAGACGACGAATTCATCTGTCCAAACACCGCCTCATGCATCCAACCTGAAGGAACAGTATCGCAGAATCTCTTTGTCGTAGAGAACATAAGACTAGCCAAGGTCCTCGGCAAAATCCTATCTTCGATCTACTGGCCCAGTTCATCCTCCGACTTCAGCGCCCTCGTTCGTCTAGATGGTCTCCTTGAGGAGTTCAAAACCTCCCTGGTCTGCGACCTGAAATGGTGGGACAACGACGACAGGGCTCAAACACAAGGATCTAGGGGGCATGTTTTGAAGCGCCAGAGGAATGTGCTTCATGCTAGGTTCCTCCATCTTAGGATTCTGCTGTACCGGCCAAGCTTTAGTGCATTCTGTGCTGCTGCGAGACGTTCACGACAGCGGCGGGGAACAGGCTCTGGCTCGGATGAAGTCAGTGTTGAAACAAACACTCTACAAGGGGCGTTTCAAGCTCAGTGCGCTACCACGTGTGTCCAAGTTGCTTACGAATTATCCGCGTCTTTGCTGGCTGCGAGAGAAGTGGAGGCGACTGGAGCATGGTGGTTCAGTCTATTCT ATCTCATGACTTGTGGCGGCATAATCATCCTCGCCGAATGTGCTCAGGCCGGAGGAAGTAAACACTTCAATCAGCAGCAACTCGATGCGACTTGGGAGAACACAACGGTGCTTCTACGAGTTATCGGTAGGGAAAATGCCCGAGCGAGAGGATATCTGGAGCATCTACTTCTTCTGAAGGACCAAGCACGGTCTACATATTTCTGTACGTCGGGATGGACTCACAAGCACTATGTCAACAAACCCTGTCGCTAA